A window of Roseiflexus castenholzii DSM 13941 genomic DNA:
TGCAGAAGCCGAAACGCCAATGCTGGCGCGCACCCATGGGCAGCCTGCCACGCCAACGACCTTCGGCAAGGAGATGGCAGTCTTCGCTGCGCGCCTCCAACGCGCGCACGAACAGGCGTCCGGCATCCGACTCACCGGTAAACTGAACGGCGCCACCGGTACATTCGCAGCGCACGTTGCAGCGTTGCCACAGGTAGACTGGATCGCGTTCAGTCGCGGCTTCATCCGCTTCCTCGACCTTGAGCCAGTGCTGTTGACAACCCAGATCGAACCTCACGATACGCTCGCCGAACTGTGCGACGCGCTGCGGCGCCTCAACACGGTGGTGATCGATCTCTGCCAGGATATGTGGCGCTATATCAGCGACGGCTCCCTGGTGCAGATCGCGCGCCCCGGCGAGGTCGGGTCCTCCACAATGCCGCATAAGGTCAATCCTATCGACTTCGAAAACGCCGAAGGCAACCTGGGGCTGGCAAATGCGCTTTTGGAGCACTTCAGCCGTAAGTTGCCGGTTTCGCGCCTGCAACGCGACCTGACCGACAGTACGGTGCTGCGCAATCTCGGCGTTGCATTCGGACATTGCCTGCTTGGATATCGGCGCGTCAGCAAGGGATTGGGGAAGATCGCCGTTGACCGGGAACGCCTGCTGGACGACCTGCGGCATCACCCGGAAGTGCTGGCGGAAGCGGTGCAGACTATCCTGCGCCGCGCCGGTTACCCGGAGCCGTATGAGGCGCTCAAGCGCCTGACGCGCGGGCGCGCGCTGACGATGGAGATGCTGCACGCATTCATTGATGAACTTGATGTTTCACCGACGGTGAAGGAGGAACTGCGCGCCCTCACGCCGGAAACCTACACCGGGCTGGCTGATCGCCTGGCGCGCATGGTGTGAATGCGAGGACAATGGTGAGCATGGCTGGTGATGGGAAATGAATCGGGACGAATTCGGATCGAACGAGTGCTTACCGCGAGCGGGAGGTTTTAAGACGCACAATGACGATGGTTTTGATAATCGCTAATCCTATCAGAACCATGCGCATAAATAGGCTATCAACAGCGAAGATCGCTGCGGAAAGCAGCATCACCCAGGCAAGTCCCAGAACGGTCGCCTTTGCGCGCATGGTCATTGCGCGTTCTTGCTGAAAGCGTTGAAGGTGCGGGCTGATCAGCGGATGCCCGATCATCCATTGGTAGAGACGCGGCGACGAACGAAAGAACAATGCCGCTGCCAGCAGAAAAAACGGCGTTGCCGGCAGTACCGGCAAAAAAGCGCCCAATACCCCAAGCACGAGAAAGAGTGTCCCGCCAACAAGCAAAAGTGGACGCAAGAGGCGGTGGGACGACGCCGAGGACACCGGTGAACGCTCATCTGGATTGCTCATACCGCAACTCCTTCCGTTTCGACGTTTTCCCACAGATCGCGCTGCTGTGCGAAGAGGTGTGTATACGTTCCGTTGCAGGCGAGCAATGCTTCGTGTGTGCCGCGCTCAACCAGATGACCGTTGTCGAGGACCAGAATCTCATCGACTGTGCGCACTGCTGAAAGCCGATGCGCAATGATAATGACGGTGCGCTCCTTTCGCATGCCACGTAGAGCAGCGTACACGTCGCGCTCCGTTCCGGGGTCGAGATTGGCGGTCGCAAAAAATGATTACTCACCGCCTTGAACCGTTGCGAGGTTGTTCCCAGTAAGAGCGGCGGCAAAGGCAGCGCCAACAGCAGAATGAGCGCCGTTGCAAGGTCCTGCGTGGCAATGTACGTGATGACTAGCACAGGACTGAGCATGCCAAACAATGAACTGCGCTCAGTAGATGCTCTCGTACTGTTCCAGCCAGTCCATGCCGTCAACGGCGGTATTGACAAGTTCACCCGTGCGCTCACGGCCAAGATCGACCGGTCCTATCTGCAAGGCGTGGGCATCATGTCGCAGACCACGATTTTTGTGTCGGCTGCCGCCTGCGCTGTGGCAACGCGCTCAAGCCATCCAAAAAAGCCTTTGCCTGCAATAAATATCGAGCCCCCTGCTATTGCACCGGCAGAGAATGCGGGGACTCCGGTCCAGAGCGCTTCAACTGCCCAACCTATCGCTGCGAACAGCATAATGTTCAAGAGCACGGTCGCCAATCCGGCAGCAGCGGAAACGGCAACCCACGTCTTCGCACAACGTGGGAACAGACGTTGGTCAACCTCAAACATAAGACTTG
This region includes:
- the purB gene encoding adenylosuccinate lyase produces the protein MSLTALSPLDGRYRADVADLEAYFSEAALFRYRLRVEVEYLLFLTRARDVDFVPKLDPRAAAALRNLYRSFSADDAEAIAAWDRKVNHDVKAVEYWLRERLDALGLGAWKEAVHFALTSEDINNLAYALMIREARDLTLMPAVGEIIVALRDLAFAEAETPMLARTHGQPATPTTFGKEMAVFAARLQRAHEQASGIRLTGKLNGATGTFAAHVAALPQVDWIAFSRGFIRFLDLEPVLLTTQIEPHDTLAELCDALRRLNTVVIDLCQDMWRYISDGSLVQIARPGEVGSSTMPHKVNPIDFENAEGNLGLANALLEHFSRKLPVSRLQRDLTDSTVLRNLGVAFGHCLLGYRRVSKGLGKIAVDRERLLDDLRHHPEVLAEAVQTILRRAGYPEPYEALKRLTRGRALTMEMLHAFIDELDVSPTVKEELRALTPETYTGLADRLARMV
- a CDS encoding YbaN family protein produces the protein MSNPDERSPVSSASSHRLLRPLLLVGGTLFLVLGVLGAFLPVLPATPFFLLAAALFFRSSPRLYQWMIGHPLISPHLQRFQQERAMTMRAKATVLGLAWVMLLSAAIFAVDSLFMRMVLIGLAIIKTIVIVRLKTSRSR